One Lepisosteus oculatus isolate fLepOcu1 chromosome 13, fLepOcu1.hap2, whole genome shotgun sequence genomic region harbors:
- the b3gnt5a gene encoding lactosylceramide 1,3-N-acetyl-beta-D-glucosaminyltransferase A → MFLNFRKVRKWKCMQLMTTCFIVSIVTICWEHLDHKVVSHMKSYSYRYLVNSYNFVNKSMVISLEEAESLHNYPYLINHEGKCQKQNVLLLLFVKSPPENVKRRRSIRSTWGNETYIQAQLRATVKVVFVLGVHRNPLQRERFQKELLEEDSRHGDLVQQGFVDAFHNLTIKLILQFKWAHSFCGHARFVMSADDDIFVHMPNLVGYLREMEHRGVQGFWIGRVHRGAPPIRRKDSKYYVPYEMYQWSSYPDYTAGAGYVVSGDVAEKIYQASRTLNATLYIDDVFMGICAVKMGVAAQEHVFFSGEGKAPYHKCIFDKMMTSHGHVEDIHYLWKEATNLEVKHTSSGIIGKLYCTAVKLYLLCKPYHFNTYPCKAAFS, encoded by the coding sequence atgtttttaaatttcagaaaaGTCAGGAAATGGAAATGCATGCAGCTGATGACAACGTGCTTCATAGTGTCTATTGTGACCATCTGCTGGGAGCATCTTGATCACAAGGTGGTAAGTCACATGAAGTCCTACTCTTACCGCTACCTTGTGAACAGCTACAACTTCGTCAACAAGAGCATGGTCATTAGCCTGGAAGAAGCTGAAAGCCTACACAACTATCCGTACTTGATCAATCACGAGGGCAAGTGCCAGAAGCAGAATGTGCTGCTTCTCCTCTTCGTGAAGTCGCCTCCCGAGAACGTGAAGCGGAGACGGTCAATCCGGTCCACCTGGGGGAACGAGACCTACATACAGGCTCAGCTGCGCGCGACCGTGAAGGTCGTGTTCGTGCTGGGGGTGCACAGAAACCCCCTACAGCGAGAACGGTTCCAGAAGGAGCTCCTCGAGGAGGACAGCAGGCACGGGGACCTCGTCCAGCAGGGCTTTGTCGACGCGTTCCACAACCTCACCATCAAGCTGATCCTGCAGTTCAAGTGGGCGCACTCCTTCTGCGGCCACGCCAGGTTCGTCATGTCTGCGGACGACGACATCTTCGTCCACATGCCCAACCTGGTTGGGTACCTCCGGGAGATGGAGCACAGGGGCGTCCAGGGCTTCTGGATTGGGCGCGTGCACAGAGGGGCGCCTCCCATCCGCAGGAAAGACAGCAAGTACTATGTGCCTTACGAGATGTACCAGTGGTCCTCCTATCCAGATTACACAGCCGGGGCAGGGTATGTGGTCTCAGGGGACGTAGCAGAGAAAATCTACCAAGCTTCCAGAACTCTCAATGCCACACTCTACATCGATGACGTCTTCATGGGGATCTGTGCTGTGAAAATGGGGGTGGCAGCCCAGGAACATGTGTTCTTCTCAGGAGAGGGGAAGGCTCCCTATCACAAGTGCATCTTTGACAAGATGATGACCTCCCACGGTCATGTGGAGGATATCCATTATCTCTGGAAGGAGGCCACCAATTTAGAGGTTAAGCACACCTCCTCAGGGATAATAGGAAAGCTGTACTGTACGGCTGTAAAGCTGTACCTTCTTTGTAAACCATATCATTTCAACACTTACCCCTGCAAGGCGGCTTTTTCATAG